GCTTTCTGGAGATCTCTTGTGCTTGCCAATGCTATCACTGAAAGTCAAAGTTTCATCAATATTGATCGGGGATTTGACAAATGCTATCAAAGCTGAGGAAAAAGGCCACCAGCCTCTCGTCACCATGGAGATGAAGTCTTCTTGCGGAATGCGGGTCTAGCATGTAACATTTTTGGCCTCTACGGATTCCCATAACCAGAAACTGCAGCTGACCGCAACTCTGTTAAGCGCTCAAGGTTACTTTGGTGAACACAACAGCTTCGCCGAAATGCCAGCTAAACGTCTtggataaagcaaaacaaaaaaagggtcTTTCCTGGACTTAATACGTAGACTTTTTCACTTCCTAAGCAAACATAACGCCACCAGACCGACAGGTCGAGAAGGAAATCTCATTGGTAAAGGAGGCAGCCAATTAAAGACCACAGTAGCTCAGAGAAAAACAGGGAGGAAgccttggtccatgtgaggctcgaactcacgaccttggcgttatcagcaccacgctctgccgactgagctaacggACCAGGTTACTCAGTACGCCACCAAACGCCccaaaaaacagaacattcttTCTTGTGTGGATGTGGGCTTCGCCTGGGCTCGAAGGAAGCTCTCTCAACATTTGTTTGATTGATGCTATTTCTGGTGTGAGTGATGAGGAGTTTGCACTTGCAAGATACTGGGAAAAAAACAGGATTCTTGGTCAAACACGTTATCGTAAGGTCTGTTGTTACCATAATTCGCAATTATTCAGAGAAGTGGTGGTAAATATCTACCAGTTTCACCGACACTAAGAGGAATGATTATTTTACTATGTACCACACAAGTTTATTTAACGATAAAACTAACTCCTCGCTTACCGAAGTAGAACGGGAAgccggttttttctttttcctttgatctgaggtaaatagaccactttaaaaataccataatactctttgtttgctctgcaaaatttgcataagaattgtttttatttcctcatggtaccatcgtaagtcccaagagaaacatgcCATTTACCTCCGAGCTAGCCAATGAGAGTGTACGGAAAGCaccattcacttgtgtggtatgtaCTATTGTTCTCTCCTGTTTCCAGACTGTATGAATGTCTTGAATCTACACAAACTCTAACAAGGAGTCTTAATGAAGAGAATTAGCTAATGAATGGCAATTTGACGAGAACGTGAGGTTGAGGCATTGATTTATACTGTGTCATCATATCAATGCCCCCTACGTTTGATGACCGGAGCCAGGGCAAACCCATACATTTCGAAGAGTTGACTTGAGAGAAGGTGATACACGAAAAGCACAGGCTAGCCACACGAACACAAAAACGACACCCATCTCCCCGGcggggaattgaaccccggtctcccgcgtgacaggcggggatactctccactatactaccgaggaCACCAGGAAAGGGAAGTTCATCTTTAAAAGAGTTAGCGATGTCCTTAAACCAATTTCGAGCCTCCAACACTACATTTGTTATATTTGACGCTGTCGACGGGAATGAGTGAAACTAGCGGCTACTCAGAGACACACGGGCAGACAACCCTTGTTTCAACACGATAGTAATCAAAGCTATGTCGCTTGTGGGGGTTGTTGCACTAACTCAACTAAGCCTGAACTAACAGCTTAAGCTAGAAGGCACAAGCTGCTTATGTTCCAGGCCGACGGTTTTCCAGAGGATTCTTCTGTTCGTGTCCTCATCCTTATCTCCTGTGCTGTCTTTTCAACTGTTCACACAGTGAAATGCTGGACTCGTCAACTTTTTGCATGACATACTTCCACGACGTAGTAGCAGCACCCGTGTCACGACTGCATTTTCTAGCAGACAATCTACGCTTGGCGCCGTAGCTCAGGTGGTTAGAGCACCTGTCTAGTAAacaggaggtcatgggttcaaatcccatcggtGCCTTGAGGTCAGTGTATCTTATATTGTCATGGATTGGTTGCACTGTCTTGCAGTTGAGTAACACCATCTCTTTGGAGTGGTGTCTCTCCTTGAGAGTTgtcgagtttttgaaaaaccggTCGTTCCTTGGTCTTCAATTGACGACTGTTGTAACAGATTTTTGGTGTTTGAGGTATCTCAGTTGACTTCAGGATGGTGCAAAAGTGGAGGATCCGGGTattgatcccggtacctcccgcatgcaaagcgggcgctctaccacTTGAGCTAATCCCCCATACCAGTAAGTCGATTTTTATACGGCTCTCTAATATCCCTTTAATGAAGAGAGGGAACATTGGTCAACTCTAAGTTGCTCTCAATGTAAAAAAAGGTtgaattaaagagacaaacaatCTAGAACCATCTGTACCGAAATTAGAGTCGGCCGCTTTCTGGAGATCTCTTGTGCTTGCCAATGCTATCACTGAAAGTCAAAGGTTCATCAATATTGATCGGGGATTTGACAAATGCTATCAAAGCTGAGGAAAAAGGGCACCAGCCTCTCGTCACCATGGAGATGAAGTCTTCTTGCGGAATGCGGGTCTAGCCTGTAACATTTTTGGCCTCTACGGATTCCCATAACCAGAAACTGCAGCTGACCGCAACTCTGTTAAGCACTCAAGGTTACTTTGGTGAACACAACAGCTTCGCCAAAATGCCAGCTAAACTTCTTggataaagcaaaacaagaaagggTCTTTCCTGGACTTAATACGTAGACTTTTTCACTTCCTAAGCAAACATAACGCCACCAGACCGACAGGTCGAGAAGGAAATGTCATTGGTAAAGGAGGCAGCTAATTAAAGACCACAGTAGCTCAGAGAAAAACAGGGAGGAAgccttggtccatgtgaggctcgaactcacgaccttggcgttatcagcagcacgctctgccgactgagtTTACGGACCAGGTTACTCAGTTTACCACCAAACGCCccaaaaaacagaacattcttTCTTGTGTGGATCTGGGCTTCCCCTGCGCTCGAAGGAAGCTCTCTCAACATTTGTTTGATTGATGCTATTTCTGGTGTGAGTGATGAGGAGTTTGCACTTGCAAGATGCTGGGAAAAAAACAGGATTCTTGGTCAAACACGTTATCGTAAGGTCTGTTGTTACCATAATTCGCAATTATTCAGAGAAGTGGTGGTAAATATCTACCAGTTTTAGCGACACGAAGAGGAATGATTATTTTACTatgtaccacacaagttgaTTTAACGATAAAACTAAGTCCTCACTTACCGAAGTAGAACGGGAAGCCGGTAAAAAGACCactttaaaaataccataatactctttgtttgctctgcaaactttgcataagcgttgtttttatttcctcatggtaccatcgtaagtcccaagagaaacatgcCATTCACCTCCGAGCTAGCCAATGAGAGTGTACGGAAAGTACccttcacttgtgtggtatgtaGTATTGTTCTCTCCTGTTTCCAGACTGTATGAATGTCTTGAATCTACACAAACTCTAACAAGGAGTCTTAATGAAGAGAATTAGCTAATGAATGGCAATTTTACGAGAACATGCGGTTGATGCATTGATTTATACTGTGTCATCATATCAATGTCTCCCGCGTTTTATGACCGGAGCCAGGACAAACGCATACATTTCGAAGAGTTGACTTGAGAGAAGGTGTTAGCTTGTAACGCCAACAAATTTATGTAATCCACTCAGCCAATCGGGTTCCAGTGTAATTGGAGTGTcacacttggcagatagaagAGACCGCGTCTTGCAGGACACTTGCTTTTAGATTGGCGTAACTTAAAGGATTAACTTATCGATTTTCGGAATTTTGCGAACGTTTTCGTTATCGAATCAAGCAAGCCAGGACACCAAAGTTAgattacatattttatttacaatagtTTTAACTTAGGAAATTTTGGCTCGTGTCTATCTTTTACAACGATTTAATGTGATTCTTGACCTGTAATTAGCACGTGTACTCATAAGAGCATTTTCATTATTCTGTTATTAGTTCAAACCAACTTCAACCTCAAtctcaacatcaacatcaataATCAAGAATCAGCCATCAACTTCAACTTTAAAATCTAACTTTAGCTATCAACCCTCGACAACTTCTAGTAATAATCAACGACCTACAGATTTTCGAATCAAGAATTTTACGTCAATCAATTTGAGACTTGCGTTTGAGAGCATTTGAATAAACGTTTAATCATTGGAACTTTCAGTTCAATTAGTTGCGTTTGAATTATCTATGGTTTGTTTGGTATGAAATCTGCAGAAGGTGATACACGAAAAGCACAGGCTAGCTACACGAACACAAAAACGACACCCATCTCCCCGGCGGGGAATTGAACTCCGCTCTCCCGCGTGAATAAGAATAAGGCATTTCTTCTCCATTCACAGTCAGCCGAATGCCTTGCAGGTCAAACAGCTCAAAGTTGAAAGGATTTCTTGCAAGGTTCCCGTTGAAGGCATCGTTTCGCACGAGCCCAAAAATGATGCACTGAGGAATGAAACCGTGGAATAGATCTGTCTCAGTGTGATTTAAGACTCCTTGAGGGATGATCCTTGCCTGCGTAGGGGTTCTGGTTAAGGTATAGATGGCTGGTAGCGGTGCACTCCCTTTGTGACCTTGCATGATCTGTACATGTTCTAGTTTCACACTGTCTGCAACACGCACTGTGCGTATGCGAAGCGTGCTAGACATGATCATTAGTTTGCAGTTGTTTGGAGTCTCCCCATCCATCAGAACAAAAGCGTCGTTGTTCAGATCCACTTTGACTTTGATCTCCAAACCGTCCAGCAACAACTTGTCAATATGAAACACGTCACAAAGGGGCACCCCGACCACTTCTGTGCCGTTGTTAGTAAATGTGGCTCTTCTATTCAGGCCCTCATTACTTTCTGCTGTATTATCCACTTCATTCCTGTGTCCATCAGTGTCTTTGTAATAAAGAGCTTTGGTTAAGTACTATTTCTTTGCCTGTTCCGTAAAGTTCAATAAGGTCTTGATGTAAGCATTGTATGCTTGAGTGTCTGACTGTTCTGTTACCAGCGTTTCGTTGATCTTGATGGTAAACTGTTTGATGATGGAATGAAGGGCGTTGTTGACCAGAGTGTACTTCTTGCCATCCCCTGTGGGAGATCCATCTTGTTTGGTAATCTTTACTACCAATCGCAGCTCTGTCTTGTTAATGTCAATGTAGTCAGCCAACGGTTTGATGACAAACTCGATGGGATTAGTTCCCGTTTGAACCGGTTCGTAATCGACCCATTTGCTGCTAACAATCGACACATATGTCACAGGTACATTAAACAACTGTAAACTTGAATTTGCACCAGGGGCTGAGAGAGGGTGTGCTGATGCCATCTTTAATCAAAAATAATCTTGAACGTTGAACGAGGTGTTCTCCTTTTCTTGGTCTGTCCTTCACTGCGTGGCTTTGACGTATCCGCGCGCTTATATACTCTTTTTCCGCGACCTTGCTGTGTAATGTCATCAATGACCCCTGTGAGTAAATTTTTTCCAGCAGCTTTCGCTCTTGTCTTGGCAGCTTTCTTTAAAGGTTGACCATTGATCACATCTCGAACAAGTTGCGTTCCCGTTTCCAATCCAGTATCGAGCATTCGTTTTCCCACCTTTTGTGCCGTTGTTTTGAGAAAGGGAGTTGCTGAACGAGACAAGGCCCGAAACATTCCACCTAAGCCGTTGCCCCCTTGACCATAAGGGTGTGTTCCTCCGTATATACTAATGTCTCCTCCTTTACCGGGCTGCATATAGGGTACAACATGTCGTCCATATGGGTAATATCGGTGGTTCATCGGTAATAATATGTTGTTATAGAATAGCACGACGCCGAAAATGCAGGGTCACGCGTACGGCTCCAGAAGCAAATGGTATCAATTGACCTATGTCTCCCCTTATATTGATCGCCCGGATGAAAACACACTTGTACGGAGTCTATGGTGAAAACACACTTGTACGGAGTCTATGGTGGGAGGGCACCTTGACCTTTTCTGTAATCATGTTCCCCGGCTGACCACGAGGAACGAGAATCCGAAGTAAGTTGGCTTGAGAATCTCCCACTACTTGAGACTCGATTAAATCGGAATACACGTAGATGGTTTGAAAAGCGTCTCTTGAGAGCAATCCCCACACGTTGTCCTCGCAAGAAGGACGCTGTGATCATCATTCTGTTGGACAAGGCCTCCGATTTGGTACAGCTGAGGAATATTGTACTGATGGTTTAAGTACCCCAAGGCGCGAGCTTATGTCTTGGGTAGAATCACATACAAACCGGCTGGTAACTTCAACTCAAAGTAATCTTGTACTTTCTCGTAAATGTAAAAAACACTCGTTTCCTTCCAGACTCGTAATGGTCTTGTCACTCTTCAAATAAATGTCTCTCAATCGATTTTGTAGTCCCTTCGTCATACCGTGAATGACATCTTTGACCGTACGGTAAATGCCACTCGGTACAGTGATGTTTAATTTCCAGGGTTCAGGGTCTGTCTTACAAAGCAAAGTGTAGGACAACTGACTCTCACCTACGTTTTGCCAGGTGTAAGTGTCAATGGTGCATGTCATGGCCACCTCCCAATCCCTACTTAGGTGTAGTTAACTTGGTAACTGCATCTTAAAATCGGCCGCCTTATCTTTAGGATACTGACTCAGGCTTGCGTCACTGGTCAGCACCATGTAAAAACTGTTGGTCATATTGATCGACGGCGGAAATGTAAAATGACGCTGACGATACAGTCTAAAAATGCTGGCGTGTGACCATATCCACTCGTTAAATAGATTTCAATGGTCTGAAATATCTTTGTCCGCAAAGGTAGGTACACAATTTGTTCTCTTTCTTCAAGGAGTGTTTCTCGAAAACTGCCTAGGGGGTATCATCTCATGTAGGAGAGGTAAGCGCTTGTCACCCACCTGCCACGGCTCCACGAGATTGGTTTGAACTTGAACCAGCCTCTGCTTACACGAGCAAAGCGACAGCGAAGGGGGAAAGATGTAAATACCAGGATATGTGATGGAGGTGCCAGCTGGTAAGAGGAACCAATCATGACCATATTTTCTTTGTAAGGTGAGTGCAGCATTCAAACGAACGCTAGGTGTAAGAATGTTGTTTTCGGTTATCCATCCCAACGCGGAGCTGTAGACAGTGTGATCATAAGTCCTTCAGTTCGCGAGTTTAACGTTACATTCCATTCCTCGTTCACTGTGATTTCAATGTTAGCTGGTGGGTCAGCGATGTTCAGACATTGTAACATTCTTTCTGTCACATCTAATGCTGTATGATACTTTCCCTCGGGTAATACAAACGGTGTGGAGTCACCTCGACGTTCCAGCATGATGTGAGAATGTTTGCAGTCATTTGTTATGTCAAACATTGAGAGCGGATACACGATATGATGTAATCCGACTTCCCAATCTTCTTCATCTTTCAGATGGATTTGTCGAGGTAGCGCTACGCGAAAGGAGGACTTGGAATTGTTTAGAAATAAATTAATGCTTACATTACTGGGAAGTGTCACATAAAAGTCGCTATCTTGAATCATGTTTGTTGTAAATCCGCCAACTGGTTATATGGAATCCAACTGTCGTATTTCTTTGACCAACCTTTCCAATGTACCAACACCTCCTTATTTACTCCTCGTCCCCTGCGTTTTAAAATCTTTTCACACGAAACAGGTGTTTTGCCGTTTCTATCACTTTCTGTAACACTATCTTGCAGTTGAGGAACACCATCTCTCTTTGGAGTGGTCTCTTTCCTTGAGAGTTatcgagtttttgaaaaaccagACGTCGGTGGTACCCGACTTTGTGCTTGACGATTGTTGTAATGGATTTTTTGGTATCTCGGTTGACCTAAGAATGGTGCAAAAGTGGGGAATCCGGGTATTGATCCTGGTACCTCCGGCATGCAAAGCGGGCGCTCTGCTACTTGAACGAATTCCCCGTGGCTGTAACTTGGTGTAATAAGGGTCACCAATATCCTTTTAATAAAAAGAGAGGGGAGATTAGTCAGCAGTAAATTGCTTTCAATGCAAGAcagtttcaaacaaagaaagaaaaactagaACCATCTGTACCAAAGTTAGAGTCAGTGGCTTTCTGAACATGATATCTTGTGCTTGCGCATGCTATCACTGCGTATTCAAATTTCATTAATCTTGATCGAGGATTTAACAAATGGTACCAAAGCTGACGCATAAGCGCACTAACCTTTCGTCACGATGGAGATGAAGGCTTCTTGTTGAAAGGTGAAGCTTGCAAAATTTCGGGCCTCTACGGATCCCATAACCAGAAACTGCCGCTGACCGCAACTCTGCTAAGCACTCAAGGTTACTTTGGTGAATACAACACCTCCGACAAAATGCCAGCTACACGTTTTCCATAAAGCAAACACGAAAGTGCCTTTCCTTGACAAAATACGGAAACTGATCACCGTTCCTAAGCGAAAAGCACGCTTTTGTACATGTTGATGGTACGAAGACTGCATTTGAAGCCATAAATCGTGGGGTTCTCTAAGGTACAATTCTAGGCCCTATTCTCTTCTCGAGAATGGTGAACGACATACGTCCTTTAATTTAAATCCTAGTATGTGTGAGATAGTAAATTACACGGTAATGGTAATTTACCCCTTGTGGTAAAGTGATCCAACAGTATAGTGGGCACTCTCAGACCCGGCACTatttggttgtttttgtttagaTTAATGAGTTTGTGTCCAACCACTCTTaacagagctctcaagtcttaaaGTTTCCAAAGAGTGAGATGCTTGCTGGAGATTGAACGAAAGCCACACGTGTCTTGTGTTTCTTGTGCCGGAAGCACCCAAAaattctaggggggtccgggggcaggTAAGCAGTACTAGGGTTCAGGATtctatgtgtgtgtgtgtgttgaaTCTGTAAAGACTTTTAAAATGTGCAAAGAGCAAATCATATGTGCGCAAGTGCGGAGGTGCAAAGAGTAAATCATACCGGTCCCAGTGAGCGAGGTTGTGATGAGGTTGTGATTTCTGTGATGTATTTTACATTTATAATAACAGAAAATGATGAACTAAATGTGTGACAATCTCTTGAAATTAGACTCTAAACTTAGATCTCAATACATATCTTATTCTTGTTTATGTAGAGAATGATGTATTTAACAGTTTGTCATATTTCTTCCAGATATGGCCTAAACGGTGCTACCCTCTATAGTGGAAATCACTATAGAGGTGCTgtaaagagggggggggggggggtgaggggGGCAGCTGGATCCACTATGACGGCACCAGCCAGGAAGCAGTTTAAGGCTGGGGGACACAGCTACACCGCATGGCTTTATGCTGTCAAGCTGCATATATGTGAAGGCTTTGTTACTGTAAAAGGGTGGGAAGTAAATGGCTAGTTGTTTCCTTTAGAACATAGTTGCGTTTTATACCGGTAAGATATTCAATACTGATTTCCTGGCATTGGATAAAAAGATCCAAGCAAGGAATTGTTATATCGTTCGTTCATACTACCAAGTTTTTATTACTGTAACCAAGTTTGGCACCATTGCGGAAAAAGAAACACTACAAAAATCGAAAAAGTCAACGAAAGGGCGTTGGGATATGTCTATAGTAATAAACATGCATCCTATCAGAATCTCTTGGAAAGGATAAGACTGCTCTCCATGGAATCTGGAAGAATTCAAGACATGTTATTGATAATACAGAATAGCATATCGAACAAAGAACCACGGGCAATTAGGAATTTTATTAATTTACGCTCGTTTAAGTACAATCTCAGGCGCCAAGAATCTGTTTTATCTTTACCTAAAGTTAACACTACCAAATATTGACTCAAGTCATGGAAATATTTTGCAGGCAAGAAATGGAATTAACTATCAAATGACATTAGAATAAAAGTAGGCAACAATGAAATAGTAAACAGAATTAGATCGTTAAATTTCGGGGATTAgtaaatttgtaacattagttTTAATAGTATTTTAACTGCGGTGGTAATATTGTAATAATAGTTTTAAATCGTTTTAATCAGTATTTAATTCGTGATTTTACCTGATGAACTGTGATGTTAGCGTTGTTCAGTTGTTAGGTTTTCATTAGTTATTAGGTAGAATACCTGTAAACTAGCTCTCAAGCTAAGTATATGTCCACGTTAAAGTGATTCCCCAGTATTGTACTGCGCATCCTGTCCTGCGCATAcggtgtgtcaatatttacaATTTAGTGAAATTTGTAATACTCTGTGTGATAGCAAGAGGACGGCTGTTCCAGAATCTGGGAACTGCAACAGCAAAGGTCTTGCACCATGCCGGTGTAAGGAACCTTGAGAAGACCCAGGGCGTCACTGCGTAGGCGTAGCGTCCTGAGGTCTTGACttgcaaaagatcctgcagATACATTGGCGCCCTGAGAGCTTTGAACACAAGAAGGGCTACCTGTTCGAAGAGAGATGCTTAATTAAGCTCTAGTCGGTCAGACATTCAAGACTTTGCTCGTTCACCATTCCGTAGCTTGTACTGACGTGGCAACGCGCGAAACAGATGCAACGAATAAACCATCACCATGGATGACGATAGCCGCAGCACACGCGCGCGTGCAACACTGTTGAATGTGGTGGCTGAACAAATGCAACACTGTTGTTCACaccttagaacaaaagaaacgttggatgatgttgaagacgatgtttaatggaaatcaaacttcgttCAAAAATTTCCAACATGATACagcatggtggccaaacgagtgcaacatgttcgattcaacaatgttggatgatgttacaCTAACATGTTCAGTGGACCCGTTTGACCAGGCCTTAACGGCAGGAAACGTAATAGTGGacgaaagcaaataaaaaattctACCCTTCGAAGCCCTCACACGGTGTCAGTCTTCAGTATCACCAGTCCCCCAGTTCCCGGTTATGTTTTAaggatatgatgatgatgatgatgatgatgatgacgttataacagagtttgcgacgTCTCGCCCTTTGCTTGTACCGTAAACcccctgtttgtgttgtagcttgctgcagaGAACCTCGGCAGATGGGTAAAATAAGCAACTAACTACTAcattttccttcgcatttatttattgaattgTCCTTGGAAAATAGCCGGAAATAGCGGTTCCGAGAccctaaattttaaaattttctggcGGAGCATATGCCCCAGACCCCTTACTTTGGAGCGCCTTGGGCGTTCGAAACATTCTTCGTGCgcgtacaccttcaaaatctcacgctacgcccctgaCGTTTAGGGAATGTTTCAAGGAAATTGTTCgactactttttttttctgaggaatcaccttaaatgaagtatgttatgttatgtttaaTATGTTATGCGGCGTCGCTGCGATATCGCAGTTAAACAAATTTCACCGCGAGTTAGCGgcgattttcttcaaaaagcTGCCAGATATGTACTAGAGGACTTCCCCAAGGGAAAATCGCTTTCCCTTTTGTCGAGTCAAAATGGTGGAAAACATAGTGAAAGGGATCACTCGGCATATTTTTGAGCAGTTTCAAAAACTGTTTGTTGTTTCGTATTGCGTTAACTCTGGTTCTACGGTCCAATCTGATCGTAAAAATGCGTTTTACCCTTAATTTACTCATTAGCTAGATTAATCTTTCATAACCCATTGGCAAATGGTTTTTTGTATCATGTTTGCAACTAAACGAGGCCGTCTCGAAGTTTGAAACATTGAAAtgagccatttccgagttgccgtTTGCCCGtggttcaaaacgagtcttcGTCCTCAACCATTCAAATtataatgagtttgatttgcatgaaagtacaccactcatttccatttgagtggttgtgcaccaggagtTGATTGAAAcggaggcaaacagcaactcggaaatgggctagtatgttttattttaaaatatcttgAAAATCTCTTGAAAGATCCTTTTTTTAAAGTAGGGGGACTGGTACGTAGTTACCCAGAATTTCTTTTTCCCGCGAAACTTGAGACCTTCCCATGAGGTATTACGCGAGTggtgtttttcattttgataaccTGGAACCTGTAACAGTCCAActtgaaatgaagagatttcaAGCGTCCAAATACCGAAATGCAGCCCCGAAAATTCCCAAAAAGGAGGTAAGCCTTCAAGTTATTTTTCGTAGAATCAGTTGTGTTTCGAGGTAAACTAATGAAGGTCGCTTTCTAGCATTCGAGGTTCTCAGGCTTTGATATATTATGTGCATGCAAAAACCCATATTAAACTTAACTACAGAATatacagggccacttatttccatgtcattgaataacaaaagctcccATTGTTGTGTGTCTCGTTCTACAAAAGCTTTTGACTAATTTGCATGGGCTGGCCCTGTGTGGCCCTGTATTGTGTAGTTGCTCCGACAAACATTTTATTCTCCTAAAGGTCTGGGAACTTTTGATGCAGAAACTGAAACAGGCATCACTGAAAGCCAGGAGGccaaaaacaaacacaaacaagaaGAAGGCTATTGATATGAACACTCTTCTCCGCTACATTGAAGCTAATAGTatgaaaaatgagaaaattgaAAGCTTCCCTGCATCTGAGCTTGACCACAATTTGTCAAGGAAacaatgccatataataaacaacttactaacctcacttgctcgagCCATgctgggaaatattggcccttggTTGTGGCAGTACGGACTGAGCGCAGTGAGTacagctgtggtgctgtgtcagtGGGAATTCAAAGTGAAATAAGGGTTAATCAACTGAGTCGATATggtaaatagaccattttaca
The genomic region above belongs to Montipora capricornis isolate CH-2021 chromosome 5, ASM3666992v2, whole genome shotgun sequence and contains:
- the LOC138048510 gene encoding uncharacterized protein F54H12.2-like; the encoded protein is MASAHPLSAPGANSSLQLFNVPVTYVSIVSSKWVDYEPVQTGTNPIEFVIKPLADYIDINKTELRLVVKITKQDGSPTGDGKKYTLVNNALHSIIKQFTIKINETLVTEQNEVDNTAESNEGLNRRATFTNNGTEVVGVPLCDVFHIDKLLLDGLEIKVKVDLNNDAFVLMDGETPNNCKLMIMSSTLRIRTVRVADSVKLEHVQIMQGHKGSAPLPAIYTLTRTPTQARIIPQGVLNHTETDLFHGFIPQCIIFGLVRNDAFNGNLARNPFNFELFDLQGIRLTVNGEEMPYSYSRGRAEFNSPPGRWVSFLCSCS